A genomic window from Sphingomonas taxi includes:
- the murC gene encoding UDP-N-acetylmuramate--L-alanine ligase has product MRGVATDIGPIHFVGIGGIGMSGIAEVMKNLGYTVQGSDVAEGYVVQGLRDKGIAVTIGHAAANVADAAVVVTSTAITRTNPEVEAALERRIPVVRRAEMLAELMRLKSTVAVAGTHGKTTTTSMVAALLDAGGIDPTVINGGIINSYGSNARLGASDWMVVEADESDGSFLRLDGTIAVVTNIDPEHLDHYGSFDAVKDAFVEFVENVPFYGAALLCLDHPEVQNVLPRVRDRRVVTYGFSAQADIRGVDVTPVPGGNRFDCVVRERDGTTRAIEGIELPMPGRHNVQNALAAIGVALELGIPDATIQQGFSAFGGVKRRFTKVGEVAVDGGFVTIIDDYGHHPVEIRAVLAAAREGARGRVIAVVQPHRYSRLGNLMEDFQTAFNDADRVLVTPVYAAGEAPVEGVDAQALVDGLKRRGHRSAATIADADALADELAATIQPDDMIVCLGAGDITKWAAGLATAIGERR; this is encoded by the coding sequence ATCCGCGGCGTCGCGACCGATATCGGCCCGATCCATTTCGTCGGCATCGGCGGCATCGGCATGTCGGGCATTGCCGAGGTGATGAAGAACCTCGGCTATACCGTACAGGGCTCCGACGTCGCCGAGGGCTATGTCGTGCAGGGGCTGCGCGACAAGGGCATCGCGGTGACGATCGGCCATGCCGCCGCCAACGTCGCCGACGCGGCGGTGGTGGTCACCTCGACCGCGATCACGCGCACCAATCCGGAGGTCGAGGCGGCGCTGGAACGGCGCATTCCCGTCGTCCGCCGCGCCGAGATGCTCGCCGAGCTGATGCGGCTCAAATCCACCGTCGCGGTTGCCGGCACGCACGGCAAGACGACGACGACCTCGATGGTCGCAGCGCTGCTCGACGCGGGCGGGATCGATCCGACCGTCATCAACGGCGGCATTATCAACAGCTACGGCTCGAACGCGCGCCTCGGCGCGAGCGACTGGATGGTGGTCGAGGCGGACGAGAGCGACGGCAGCTTCCTGCGCCTCGACGGCACGATCGCGGTGGTCACCAACATCGATCCCGAGCATCTCGACCATTATGGCTCGTTCGACGCGGTCAAGGACGCCTTCGTCGAGTTCGTCGAGAACGTGCCTTTCTACGGCGCGGCGCTGCTGTGCCTCGATCACCCCGAGGTGCAGAACGTGCTGCCGCGCGTCCGCGACCGTCGCGTCGTCACCTATGGCTTCTCGGCGCAGGCGGATATCCGCGGCGTCGACGTCACGCCGGTGCCGGGCGGCAACCGCTTTGACTGTGTCGTCCGCGAGCGCGACGGCACCACCCGCGCGATCGAGGGGATCGAACTGCCGATGCCCGGTCGCCACAACGTCCAGAATGCGCTTGCCGCGATCGGCGTCGCGCTCGAACTCGGCATTCCCGATGCGACGATCCAGCAGGGGTTCTCCGCCTTCGGCGGCGTCAAGCGGCGCTTCACCAAGGTCGGCGAGGTCGCGGTCGACGGCGGCTTCGTCACGATCATCGACGATTACGGTCATCATCCCGTCGAGATCCGCGCCGTGCTCGCCGCCGCACGTGAGGGCGCGCGCGGCCGGGTGATCGCGGTCGTCCAGCCGCACCGCTATTCGCGGCTCGGCAATCTGATGGAGGATTTCCAGACCGCGTTCAACGACGCCGATCGCGTGCTCGTCACCCCGGTCTACGCCGCGGGCGAGGCGCCGGTCGAGGGCGTCGACGCGCAGGCGCTGGTCGACGGACTCAAGCGTCGCGGCCATCGCTCGGCGGCGACGATCGCCGATGCCGATGCGTTGGCGGACGAACTGGCGGCGACGATCCAGCCGGACGACATGATCGTCTGCCTCGGCGCGGGCGACATCACCAAATGGGCGGCGGGGCTGGCCACGGCGATCGGAGAACGGCGATGA
- the murG gene encoding undecaprenyldiphospho-muramoylpentapeptide beta-N-acetylglucosaminyltransferase: protein MGIELSKHYVLAAGGTGGHMVPAAALAEELTRRGHRVALISDQRGVRFPGLFDGIQTHVLPAGRFQAKRPQGWPSAVREMLRGRAMARELYRTFKPAAVIGFGGYPAMPALLAAFADKIPTAVHEQNAVLGRVNRLVAGRVDAIATSYATTERLAVKHEGKVHLVGNPVRDAVLALRTRPYPLLEEDGIFRVLVTGGSQGASILSQVVPDGLAMLPITFRRRLQVTHQARIEDIDAVRAQYAEHQIPAELATYLPDMPEQLAWAHLVIARAGASTIAELTAAGRPAILVPLPGATDDHQTANAREITKAGGARTIPQPEFTAVELAKQMQKLGLDPVALENAATRAQSVGRPHAVRDLADLVESLDSPVSRLPVGKAAPHKEAFA from the coding sequence ATGGGGATCGAATTGAGCAAGCATTACGTCCTCGCCGCCGGTGGTACGGGGGGGCATATGGTCCCCGCCGCGGCGCTGGCCGAGGAATTGACCCGGCGCGGCCATCGCGTCGCCCTCATCAGCGACCAGCGCGGCGTCCGCTTCCCCGGCCTTTTCGACGGCATCCAGACGCACGTCCTGCCCGCCGGCCGCTTCCAGGCGAAACGCCCGCAGGGCTGGCCTTCGGCGGTGCGCGAGATGCTGCGCGGCCGGGCGATGGCGCGCGAATTGTACCGCACGTTCAAGCCCGCCGCGGTGATCGGCTTCGGCGGCTATCCGGCGATGCCGGCGCTGCTCGCCGCCTTCGCCGACAAGATCCCGACCGCGGTGCACGAGCAGAATGCGGTGCTCGGCCGCGTCAACCGGCTCGTCGCCGGCCGCGTCGATGCGATCGCCACCTCTTATGCGACGACCGAGCGGCTGGCGGTGAAGCATGAGGGCAAGGTCCATCTCGTCGGCAATCCGGTGCGCGACGCGGTCTTGGCGCTGCGTACGCGGCCCTATCCGTTGCTCGAGGAGGACGGCATCTTCCGCGTCCTCGTCACCGGCGGCAGCCAGGGCGCGAGCATCCTCAGCCAGGTGGTGCCCGACGGGCTCGCGATGCTGCCGATCACCTTCCGCCGCCGGCTGCAGGTGACGCATCAGGCGCGGATCGAGGATATCGACGCGGTGCGCGCGCAATATGCCGAACATCAGATCCCGGCCGAACTTGCCACCTATCTGCCCGACATGCCCGAACAGCTCGCCTGGGCGCATCTGGTCATCGCGCGCGCCGGCGCCTCGACGATCGCCGAGCTGACCGCGGCGGGCCGCCCGGCGATCCTCGTGCCGCTGCCCGGCGCGACCGACGACCATCAGACCGCCAATGCCCGCGAGATCACCAAGGCGGGCGGCGCGCGCACCATCCCGCAGCCCGAATTCACCGCGGTGGAACTGGCCAAGCAGATGCAGAAGCTCGGCCTCGATCCGGTCGCGCTCGAAAATGCCGCGACCCGCGCCCAGAGCGTCGGCCGCCCGCATGCGGTGCGCGACCTCGCCGATCTGGTCGAAAGCCTCGATTCCCCCGTCTCGCGCCTGCCGGTCGGCAAGGCCGCCCCGCACAAGGAGGCGTTCGCATGA
- a CDS encoding FtsW/RodA/SpoVE family cell cycle protein, producing the protein MTSAGMTDADRDTLIAKVKRRGGRGDRSPLGTWFWDIDRMLLLLTLFLIAIGLIAVAAASPATAVRYSGEHHKFTPLYYFWRQLIWVGISLPVLFGVSMLPVPLARRLALGGAAVLVVCLALTPFVGNSINGARRWIGYGFAQFQPSEFLKPLFIVTVAWLLSLKAKDPELPTVLITGAMTGLIAVLLMLQPDFGQTVIFCTVWMALLMIAGTPMRILGGIIAMVPVGLVAAYMFYGTARNRIDAFLFPSVEGEGASDHFQTNAAHATITSGGWTGTGPGGGTVKFGLPEAHTDYIYSVIGEEFGLIACAIIAIVFLAIVVRVFVKLLDEQDEFKLLAASGLAVQFGAQALVSMAVNTGLAPSKGMTLPFISYGGSSMIALSIGMGLLLAFTRRNPFLTRSPYVVRWGSN; encoded by the coding sequence ATGACCAGTGCCGGTATGACCGACGCCGACCGCGACACGCTGATCGCCAAGGTCAAGCGGCGCGGCGGGCGCGGCGATCGTTCGCCGCTCGGCACCTGGTTCTGGGACATCGACCGGATGCTGCTGCTGCTGACGCTGTTCCTGATCGCGATCGGCCTGATCGCGGTCGCGGCGGCGAGTCCGGCGACGGCGGTGCGCTATTCGGGCGAGCATCACAAATTCACGCCGCTCTATTATTTCTGGCGGCAGCTCATCTGGGTCGGCATCTCGCTGCCGGTGCTGTTCGGCGTGTCGATGCTGCCGGTGCCGCTCGCACGACGGCTGGCGCTCGGCGGCGCGGCGGTGCTCGTCGTCTGTCTCGCGCTGACCCCGTTCGTCGGCAACAGCATCAACGGCGCGCGGCGCTGGATCGGCTATGGCTTCGCGCAATTCCAGCCGTCCGAATTCCTGAAACCTCTGTTCATCGTGACGGTGGCGTGGCTGCTGTCGCTCAAGGCCAAGGACCCCGAGCTGCCGACCGTGCTCATCACCGGCGCGATGACCGGGCTGATCGCGGTGCTGCTGATGCTCCAGCCCGATTTCGGGCAGACGGTGATCTTCTGCACCGTCTGGATGGCGCTGCTGATGATCGCCGGTACGCCGATGCGCATCCTCGGCGGGATCATCGCGATGGTGCCGGTCGGGCTGGTCGCGGCGTACATGTTCTACGGCACCGCGCGCAATCGCATCGACGCCTTCCTGTTCCCGAGCGTCGAGGGCGAGGGGGCGAGCGACCATTTCCAGACCAACGCCGCGCATGCCACGATCACCAGCGGCGGCTGGACCGGCACCGGCCCCGGCGGCGGCACCGTCAAGTTCGGCCTGCCCGAGGCGCATACCGATTATATCTATTCGGTGATCGGTGAGGAATTCGGCCTGATCGCCTGCGCGATCATCGCGATCGTCTTCCTGGCGATCGTCGTGCGCGTCTTCGTCAAGCTGCTCGACGAGCAGGACGAGTTCAAATTGCTTGCCGCTTCGGGGCTTGCGGTGCAATTCGGCGCACAGGCCCTGGTGTCGATGGCGGTCAACACCGGCCTCGCACCGTCGAAGGGGATGACGCTGCCGTTCATCAGCTATGGCGGTTCGTCGATGATCGCGCTGTCGATCGGCATGGGGCTGCTGCTCGCGTTCACGCGGCGCAACCCGTTCCTGACGCGCAGCCCGTATGTGGTGAGATGGGGATCGAATTGA
- the murD gene encoding UDP-N-acetylmuramoyl-L-alanine--D-glutamate ligase encodes MITAKAFAGKRYAVLGLARSGLATVQALAASGAHVVAWDMNAAARERVTRIDGVIVHDPLQLALDGAAGLIVSPGVPLNAHPLVDHARAAQVPVIGDIELFAQARTELPPHRVVGITGTNGKSTTTALIHHILKTAGVPTLMGGNIGLPILEQPPLPAGGVYVLELSSYQLDLTQSLDCDVAVLLNVTPDHLDRYDGFEAYAASKARLFAMQSPQHDAIIGIGDAPSAQIARGLSARGEHLTKIAPGVCMDQSRWPALQGPHNAQNALAAIAAVKALGVSEADIDRGLASFTGLPHRMETVAVRDGVTFVDDSKATNPESTAPALGAFGRIHWIVGGKRKGDDLDACAPYFDRVAAAYTIGEAGPLFADLLADRIPSVTQSGDLATAVAQAAVAARPGDTVLLSPACASFDQFRDYEERGAAFRAAVEALA; translated from the coding sequence GTGATTACCGCCAAGGCCTTTGCCGGGAAACGCTATGCGGTGCTCGGGCTCGCCCGCTCGGGCCTCGCGACGGTGCAGGCGCTTGCCGCCAGCGGCGCCCATGTCGTCGCTTGGGACATGAACGCCGCGGCGCGCGAACGGGTGACGCGGATCGACGGCGTCATCGTCCATGATCCGCTGCAACTGGCGCTCGACGGCGCGGCCGGGCTGATCGTGTCGCCAGGCGTGCCGCTTAACGCGCATCCATTGGTCGATCATGCCCGCGCCGCGCAGGTGCCGGTGATCGGCGACATCGAATTGTTCGCACAGGCGCGCACCGAACTGCCGCCCCATCGCGTCGTCGGCATCACCGGCACCAACGGCAAATCGACCACCACCGCGCTCATCCACCATATCCTCAAGACCGCGGGCGTCCCGACACTGATGGGCGGAAACATCGGCCTGCCTATCCTCGAACAGCCGCCGCTGCCGGCAGGCGGCGTCTATGTGCTCGAACTGTCGAGCTACCAGCTCGACCTGACGCAGAGCCTCGATTGCGACGTCGCGGTGCTGCTCAACGTCACCCCCGACCATCTCGACCGCTACGACGGCTTCGAGGCCTATGCTGCCTCCAAGGCGCGGCTGTTCGCGATGCAGTCGCCGCAGCATGACGCGATCATCGGCATCGGCGATGCCCCCTCGGCGCAGATCGCGCGCGGCCTGTCGGCGCGGGGCGAGCATCTGACCAAGATCGCGCCGGGCGTCTGCATGGACCAGTCGCGCTGGCCGGCGCTGCAAGGCCCGCACAACGCCCAGAACGCGCTCGCCGCGATCGCCGCGGTCAAGGCGCTCGGCGTGTCGGAAGCGGATATCGACCGCGGCCTTGCCAGCTTCACCGGCCTGCCTCACCGGATGGAGACGGTGGCGGTCCGCGACGGCGTCACCTTCGTCGACGACAGCAAGGCGACCAATCCGGAAAGCACCGCCCCCGCGCTCGGCGCGTTCGGCCGCATCCACTGGATCGTCGGCGGCAAGCGCAAGGGTGACGACCTCGACGCCTGCGCGCCCTATTTCGACCGGGTCGCCGCCGCCTATACCATCGGTGAGGCCGGCCCCTTGTTCGCTGACCTGCTCGCGGACCGCATCCCGTCGGTGACGCAAAGCGGCGACCTCGCCACGGCGGTCGCGCAGGCCGCCGTCGCGGCACGGCCCGGAGACACCGTGCTCTTGTCGCCGGCCTGTGCTAGCTTCGATCAGTTCCGCGATTACGAGGAGCGCGGTGCCGCGTTCCGCGCGGCGGTGGAGGCCCTCGCATGA
- the mraY gene encoding phospho-N-acetylmuramoyl-pentapeptide-transferase, whose translation MLYWIAEHLGFTGLLNLIRYQSFRTGAAVATALFIGLIIGPRFIGWLRVRQGKGQPIRADGPQTHLAKRGTPTMGGLMILTAMSLAILIWMDLSNPYVWSCLFVTLGFGAIGFMDDYDKVRKASTAGVSGRTRLLLEFAIAGIASWIIMGQNGPHLYLPFTDRLYLDLGYAFPLFAAFTIVAFGNAVNLTDGLDGLATMPVIIASVAFMLIVYLAGNVKFATYLGIPHVPGAGELAIFCGAVIGAGLAFLWFNAPPAAVFMGDTGSLALGGALGTIAVVAHHEIVLGIVGGLFVVEAMSVIIQVFFYKRTGKRVFRMAPIHHHFEQLGWSEPTVVIRFWIISLVLALAGLSTLKLR comes from the coding sequence ATGCTATATTGGATCGCCGAGCATCTGGGCTTCACCGGATTGCTGAACCTCATCCGCTACCAGTCCTTCCGGACCGGTGCGGCGGTCGCGACGGCGCTCTTCATCGGCCTCATCATCGGACCGCGCTTCATCGGCTGGCTGCGCGTCCGCCAGGGCAAGGGCCAGCCGATCCGCGCCGACGGGCCGCAGACCCATCTCGCCAAGCGCGGCACGCCGACGATGGGCGGGCTGATGATCCTCACCGCGATGAGCCTCGCCATCCTGATCTGGATGGACCTCAGCAACCCCTATGTCTGGTCGTGCCTGTTCGTGACACTCGGCTTCGGCGCGATCGGGTTCATGGACGATTACGACAAGGTGCGTAAGGCGAGCACCGCGGGCGTCTCGGGTCGCACGCGTCTCCTGCTCGAATTCGCCATCGCCGGCATCGCGTCGTGGATCATCATGGGGCAGAACGGGCCGCACCTCTATCTGCCGTTCACCGACCGGCTGTATCTTGACCTCGGCTATGCCTTCCCGCTGTTCGCCGCCTTTACCATCGTCGCCTTCGGCAATGCGGTGAACCTCACCGACGGGCTCGACGGGCTGGCGACGATGCCGGTCATCATCGCCAGCGTCGCCTTCATGCTGATCGTCTATCTGGCGGGCAACGTGAAGTTCGCCACCTATCTCGGCATCCCGCACGTGCCGGGGGCGGGCGAACTCGCGATCTTCTGCGGCGCGGTGATCGGCGCGGGGCTTGCCTTCCTGTGGTTCAACGCGCCCCCCGCGGCGGTGTTCATGGGCGATACCGGCAGCCTCGCGCTCGGCGGCGCGCTCGGCACGATCGCGGTGGTCGCGCATCACGAGATCGTGCTCGGCATCGTCGGCGGCCTGTTCGTCGTCGAGGCGATGTCGGTGATCATCCAGGTGTTCTTCTACAAGCGCACCGGCAAGCGCGTCTTCCGCATGGCCCCGATTCACCATCATTTCGAACAGCTTGGCTGGAGCGAACCGACCGTCGTCATCCGCTTCTGGATCATCAGCCTCGTGCTGGCGCTCGCCGGCCTGTCGACGTTGAAGCTGCGGTGA
- a CDS encoding UDP-N-acetylmuramoyl-tripeptide--D-alanyl-D-alanine ligase, which yields MTAPLWTAAEIAAATAGTAATDFAATGVAFDSREVGPSDLFVALTGESTDGHRFLPQAFVQGAAGAIVSDATDHPHVRVADTFAALNDLGRAARARMAGTVIGVTGSVGKTSAKEALFAALDRSLPGAVHRSVKSYNNHTGVPLSLARMPRDTRIGVFEMGMNHAGELAELTKLVRPHIAIVTAIAPAHTAFFPDESAIADAKGEIFRGLEPGGVAIVPYDSPHRDRLMAAAAPYAARTVTFGLTKGADVRAIEAMRLPTGGSFVTAQIGERELSFTLSQPGMHWVSNALAVLAAVDAAGADLARAGLALAEMGGLAGRGARFVAPGDVLVIDESYNANPASMRATLAVLAEEPGRHLAVLGEMRELGDASDAYHADLAGPVLAARVEAAVLVGEAMAPLAKALEGRTQVMHVADAAAALGRVKALASAGDAVLVKGSNGVGLSRVVAGLGGGT from the coding sequence ATGACGGCGCCCCTCTGGACCGCAGCCGAAATCGCCGCCGCCACCGCAGGCACCGCCGCGACCGATTTCGCCGCCACCGGTGTCGCCTTCGACAGCCGCGAGGTCGGCCCCAGCGATCTGTTCGTCGCGCTGACCGGCGAGAGCACCGACGGCCATCGCTTCCTGCCGCAGGCGTTCGTTCAGGGCGCGGCGGGCGCGATCGTCTCGGACGCGACCGATCATCCGCACGTCCGCGTCGCCGACACCTTCGCCGCGCTCAACGACCTCGGCCGTGCCGCCCGCGCGCGCATGGCGGGAACGGTGATCGGCGTCACCGGCTCGGTCGGCAAGACCAGCGCCAAGGAGGCGCTGTTCGCCGCGCTCGACCGGTCGCTGCCCGGCGCGGTCCACCGCTCCGTGAAGAGCTACAACAATCATACCGGCGTGCCCCTGAGCCTCGCCCGCATGCCGCGCGACACGAGGATCGGCGTGTTCGAGATGGGCATGAACCATGCCGGCGAGCTCGCCGAACTGACCAAATTGGTGCGGCCGCATATCGCGATCGTCACCGCGATCGCACCGGCGCACACCGCCTTCTTTCCCGATGAAAGCGCGATCGCCGATGCCAAGGGCGAGATCTTCCGCGGGCTCGAACCCGGCGGCGTCGCGATCGTCCCCTATGACAGCCCGCATCGCGACCGCCTGATGGCCGCGGCGGCGCCTTATGCCGCGCGCACCGTCACGTTCGGCCTGACCAAGGGCGCCGACGTCCGCGCGATCGAGGCGATGCGCCTGCCGACCGGCGGCTCGTTCGTCACCGCGCAGATCGGCGAACGCGAACTGTCGTTCACTCTGTCGCAGCCGGGGATGCACTGGGTGTCGAACGCGCTCGCGGTGCTCGCCGCAGTCGATGCCGCCGGTGCCGATCTCGCCCGCGCCGGCCTCGCGCTTGCCGAGATGGGCGGCCTCGCCGGCCGCGGCGCGCGCTTCGTCGCGCCGGGCGACGTGCTGGTGATCGACGAAAGCTACAACGCCAATCCCGCCTCGATGCGCGCGACGCTTGCGGTGCTTGCCGAGGAGCCGGGCCGTCACCTCGCCGTGCTCGGCGAGATGCGCGAGCTGGGCGACGCCTCCGACGCCTATCACGCCGATCTCGCCGGACCGGTACTCGCCGCGCGGGTCGAAGCGGCCGTGCTGGTCGGCGAAGCGATGGCGCCGCTCGCCAAGGCCCTTGAGGGACGCACCCAAGTCATGCATGTGGCCGACGCCGCCGCCGCGCTCGGCCGGGTGAAGGCCCTGGCCAGCGCCGGGGATGCGGTGCTCGTCAAAGGGTCTAACGGTGTCGGGTTGTCGCGCGTGGTCGCGGGCCTGGGGGGCGGAACGTAA
- a CDS encoding UDP-N-acetylmuramoyl-L-alanyl-D-glutamate--2,6-diaminopimelate ligase: MRLGALTGGGEEAIVTGFAIDHRKVAPGTVFGAFQGARVNGEEYIADAVRSGAIAVVTRPGVPVEGAVGIVDDNPRERFARAAATFFAPFPEVAVAVTGTNGKTSTVEMTRQLWRMAGAHAASIGTLGVTTADERVTTGLTTPDVVTFLSNVAGLAREGITHVAFEASSHGLVQYRTEGLSVAAAAFTNLSRDHLDYHGDMGAYLTAKLRLFSEVLSPEGTAVVWADDVHAARVIDLAQARGNRLVTVGERGSTLRLVGRDPTLLGQGLAIEAEGETHRVTLPLIGGYQAANALVAAGLVIATGGDVARTIADLARLQPVRGRLERAAIARSGAPVYVDYAHTPDALEAAIAALKPHAGGRLIVVFGAGGDRDPGKRETMGQVAQMQADLAIVTDDNPRTEDPATIRAAILKGATNAREIGDRRAAIAEAIAEAGPQDIVLIAGKGHEQGQIVGDMELPFDDVSVAREYAA; encoded by the coding sequence ATGAGACTGGGCGCACTCACCGGCGGCGGCGAAGAGGCGATCGTCACCGGCTTCGCGATCGATCATCGCAAGGTCGCCCCCGGCACCGTCTTCGGCGCCTTCCAGGGTGCGCGCGTCAACGGCGAGGAGTATATCGCCGATGCCGTCCGCTCGGGCGCGATCGCGGTGGTGACGCGGCCCGGCGTGCCGGTCGAGGGCGCGGTGGGGATCGTCGACGACAATCCGCGCGAGCGGTTCGCGCGCGCCGCGGCGACCTTCTTCGCGCCCTTCCCGGAGGTCGCGGTCGCGGTCACCGGCACCAACGGCAAGACCTCGACCGTCGAGATGACGCGGCAGCTCTGGCGGATGGCGGGCGCGCATGCCGCCTCGATCGGCACGCTTGGCGTCACCACCGCCGACGAGCGCGTGACGACCGGGTTGACCACGCCCGACGTCGTCACCTTCCTGTCCAACGTCGCCGGCCTCGCGCGCGAGGGGATCACGCACGTCGCCTTCGAGGCGTCGAGCCACGGCCTCGTCCAGTATCGCACCGAGGGGCTGAGCGTCGCCGCGGCGGCCTTCACCAACCTCAGCCGCGACCATCTCGATTATCACGGCGACATGGGCGCCTATCTGACCGCCAAGCTGCGCCTGTTCTCCGAGGTGCTCAGCCCCGAAGGCACCGCGGTGGTCTGGGCCGACGACGTGCATGCGGCGCGAGTGATCGACCTCGCGCAGGCGCGCGGCAACCGGTTGGTGACGGTCGGCGAGCGCGGATCGACGCTGCGGCTGGTCGGACGCGACCCGACCTTGCTGGGGCAGGGGCTGGCGATCGAGGCGGAGGGGGAGACGCATCGCGTCACGCTGCCGCTGATCGGCGGCTATCAGGCGGCGAATGCGCTCGTCGCCGCGGGCCTCGTCATCGCGACCGGCGGCGACGTGGCGCGGACGATCGCAGATCTCGCGCGGCTGCAGCCGGTGCGCGGCCGACTGGAGCGGGCGGCGATCGCGCGCAGCGGCGCGCCGGTCTATGTCGATTACGCGCATACCCCCGATGCGCTCGAGGCGGCGATCGCCGCGCTCAAGCCGCATGCCGGTGGCCGGCTGATCGTCGTGTTCGGCGCCGGCGGCGACCGCGATCCCGGCAAGCGCGAGACGATGGGCCAGGTCGCGCAGATGCAGGCCGACCTCGCCATCGTCACTGACGACAATCCGCGCACCGAGGATCCCGCGACGATCCGCGCCGCGATCCTCAAGGGCGCGACCAACGCCCGCGAGATCGGCGACCGCCGCGCGGCGATCGCCGAGGCGATCGCCGAGGCGGGGCCGCAGGATATCGTGCTGATCGCCGGCAAGGGCCACGAACAGGGCCAGATCGTCGGCGACATGGAACTGCCCTTCGACGACGTCAGCGTCGCGCGGGAGTATGCGGCGTGA
- a CDS encoding peptidoglycan D,D-transpeptidase FtsI family protein, whose protein sequence is MTVIVARPAQQRRNATQRHALVATSHMRLMMLLMLFAAAVTLVIGRLVMLGVMSGGEAEARVAALAARGDIVDRNGAPMARTIDAWTIAVHPKQIIGDKMEIASRLAALMPDRGDQAWFYGQLTRPVSFVYLQRRASPALVEQVNAIGEPALVFARETQRLYPQSTMASHALGFLSTDGHGMSGMERVLDERLLDPTKAGQPVALSIDVRVQAALESELSRAMNTFSARGAGGIVLDVATGEVISMVSLPTFNPNRVGMAGSEELRNITTQSVFELGSTFKPITVATAIDTGTVTLNRKFDATHPLKVGGFTIHDERGDPQRWLSMPETLIYSSNIATARIADEIGPQKMQAMFRKLGFDTKPDIELREKGRPLMPTYWARTTTMTTAYGHGIAVTPLHLASAYAALVNGGIWRPATLMKVAPGQAPVGRRVISEQTSARMRQMLRLIVLRGTGRKGEAPGYRVGGKTGTAEAAVAGGYDHSRNVATFAAAFPMDAPRYVVLAMLDSPKGTKETGGWKTAAWNAAPVVGRTISRVGAMLGVVPDERQDIDVSDLMPLIWQDPTRKLASGN, encoded by the coding sequence TTGACCGTCATCGTCGCCCGGCCCGCACAGCAACGGCGCAACGCCACCCAGCGCCATGCGCTGGTGGCGACGTCGCATATGCGGCTGATGATGTTGCTGATGCTCTTCGCCGCGGCGGTGACGCTGGTCATCGGCCGGCTGGTGATGCTCGGCGTGATGTCGGGCGGCGAGGCGGAGGCGCGCGTCGCCGCGCTTGCCGCGCGCGGCGATATCGTCGATCGCAACGGTGCGCCGATGGCGCGGACGATCGACGCCTGGACGATCGCGGTCCACCCCAAGCAGATCATCGGCGACAAGATGGAGATCGCCAGCCGCCTCGCCGCGCTGATGCCCGATCGCGGCGATCAGGCGTGGTTCTACGGCCAGCTCACCCGCCCGGTCAGCTTCGTCTATCTGCAGCGCCGCGCCAGCCCGGCGCTGGTCGAACAGGTCAATGCGATCGGCGAGCCCGCGCTGGTCTTCGCGCGCGAGACGCAGCGCCTCTATCCGCAATCGACGATGGCGAGCCATGCGCTCGGCTTCCTGTCGACCGACGGCCACGGCATGAGCGGCATGGAGCGCGTGCTCGACGAGCGGCTGCTCGACCCGACCAAGGCGGGCCAGCCGGTCGCGCTGTCGATCGACGTGCGCGTGCAGGCGGCGCTGGAGAGCGAACTCAGCCGCGCGATGAACACCTTCTCCGCGCGCGGCGCGGGCGGCATCGTCCTCGACGTCGCCACCGGCGAGGTGATCTCGATGGTGTCGCTGCCGACGTTCAATCCCAATCGCGTCGGTATGGCGGGCTCGGAAGAGCTGCGCAATATCACCACGCAGAGCGTGTTCGAGCTCGGCTCGACCTTCAAGCCGATCACCGTCGCCACCGCGATCGACACCGGCACGGTGACGCTCAACCGCAAGTTCGACGCGACACACCCATTGAAGGTCGGCGGCTTCACCATCCATGACGAGCGCGGCGATCCGCAGCGCTGGCTGTCGATGCCGGAGACGCTGATCTATTCGTCCAACATCGCCACCGCGCGCATCGCCGACGAGATCGGGCCGCAGAAGATGCAGGCGATGTTCCGCAAACTGGGTTTCGACACCAAGCCCGACATCGAACTGCGCGAGAAGGGGCGGCCGCTGATGCCGACCTATTGGGCGCGCACCACGACGATGACCACCGCCTACGGCCATGGCATCGCGGTGACGCCGCTGCATCTCGCCAGCGCCTATGCCGCACTGGTCAACGGCGGCATCTGGCGGCCGGCGACGCTGATGAAGGTCGCGCCGGGGCAGGCGCCGGTCGGCCGCCGCGTCATCAGCGAACAGACCAGCGCGCGGATGCGGCAGATGCTGCGGCTGATCGTGCTGCGGGGTACTGGCCGCAAGGGCGAGGCGCCGGGCTATCGCGTCGGCGGCAAGACCGGCACCGCCGAGGCGGCGGTGGCGGGCGGCTACGACCATTCGCGCAACGTCGCGACGTTCGCGGCGGCTTTCCCGATGGACGCACCGCGCTATGTGGTGCTCGCCATGCTCGATTCGCCCAAGGGTACGAAGGAAACCGGCGGCTGGAAGACCGCCGCGTGGAACGCTGCGCCCGTCGTCGGGCGGACGATCTCGCGCGTCGGCGCGATGCTCGGCGTCGTTCCCGACGAGCGGCAGGACATCGACGTGTCGGACCTGATGCCGTTGATCTGGCAGGACCCGACGCGCAAGCTGGCCAGCGGCAACTAA